From the genome of Terriglobales bacterium, one region includes:
- a CDS encoding GNAT family N-acetyltransferase, whose amino-acid sequence MLRIRESGLPDFDRLWQIDQECFSSGIAYSREELAEYMGIPGSFTLAGEIAEAGGSAHIVGFVLATRDRRGNGHIITIDVLEEARRRGLGSQLLAAAERRLAEQGCKRILLEVAVDNAAAIAFYNRHQYAVLKTLPRYYLDTLDALLMDKKLAP is encoded by the coding sequence ATGCTGCGCATCCGCGAATCCGGCCTGCCCGACTTCGACCGGCTCTGGCAGATCGACCAGGAGTGCTTTTCCTCCGGCATCGCCTACTCGCGCGAAGAACTGGCGGAGTACATGGGGATCCCAGGCTCTTTCACCCTGGCCGGAGAGATCGCGGAGGCCGGCGGCTCGGCCCACATCGTCGGTTTTGTCCTGGCCACGCGCGACCGCCGCGGGAACGGGCACATCATCACCATCGACGTGCTGGAGGAAGCGCGGCGCCGCGGCCTGGGCTCGCAGTTGCTCGCGGCGGCCGAACGACGCCTTGCCGAGCAGGGATGCAAGCGCATCTTGCTCGAGGTCGCGGTGGACAACGCCGCCGCCATCGCCTTCTACAACCGCCACCAGTACGCCGTCCTCAAGACTCTCCCGCGCTACTACCTGGACACGCTGGATGCCCTGCTCATGGACAAGAAACTCGCCCCATAA